In one Molothrus ater isolate BHLD 08-10-18 breed brown headed cowbird chromosome 36, BPBGC_Mater_1.1, whole genome shotgun sequence genomic region, the following are encoded:
- the LOC118697422 gene encoding proline-, glutamic acid- and leucine-rich protein 1-like: MATGALATCFHGNGAHCGEGSMATGCIATGVLSNGVLSNGVPHGGGLHGNGVQSVRLHSNGLQNDGGLMATGSMATGSIAMGVHGVSPPLPGAPTPPLLLPAGTGGGGGGDPGVAPPPAAPPPPPLLAVSRWPRGRHRQGRVRGGQKRHWGQRAEEEEEEGEEEEGPEHFGEGEEEEEEEEEEEEEEEKGEEGGGGKKKEEEEEEEEEEEEEEEEEEGPEEEEEEEEEEEEEEEEEEGPVLGGWRGGGAAAAAAAARALPQPGPMGPPAPLLPGG, encoded by the exons ATGGCAACGGGGGCTCTGGCGACGTGTTTCCATGGCAACGGGGCACATTGTGGCGAAGGCTCCATGGCAACGGGCTGCATAGCAACGGGGGTCCTTAGCAACGGGGTCCTTAGCAACGGGGTGCCCCATGGCGGTGGGCTCCATGGCAACGGCGTTCAGAGCGTCCGTCTCCATAGCAACGGGCTTCAAAATGATGGGGGGCTCATGGCAACTGGGTCCATGGCAACGGGGTCCATAGCAATGGGGGTCCATG gtgtgtccccacccctcccaggTGCCCCCACCCCCCCATTGCTGCTCCCCGCCGGTACCGGAGGTGGGGGTGGGGGTGATCCCGGTGTCGCCCCGCCCCCCGCagcccctccccctcccccccttcTCGCGGTGTCCCGGTGGCCCCGGGGGCGGCACCGCCAGGGCCGCGTGCGCGGGGGACAAAAGCGACACTGGGGACAAAGGGCG gaggaggaggaggaggagggagaggaggaagaaggtcCAGAGCActttggggaaggggaggaagaggaggaggaggaag aggaggaggaagaggaggaggaaaagggggaggaaG gggggggtgggaagaagaaggaggaggaggaggaggaggaggaggaggaggaggaggaggaggaggaggaggaaggtccc gaggaggaggaggaggaggaggaggaggaggaggaggaggaggaggaggaggaaggtccCGTCCTGGGGGGGtggcgaggaggaggagcagcagcagcagcagccgccgcgCGAGCTCTGCCGCAGCCCGGCCCCATGggcccccccgccccgctgcTGCCGGGGGGCTGA